The Campylobacter concisus genome has a window encoding:
- the gltX gene encoding glutamate--tRNA ligase produces MIVTRFAPSPTGYLHIGGLRTALYNYLYARANNGKFLLRIEDTDLKRNSEEATQAIKEAFAWCKLDHDGEVTYQSKRFDLYKEYVKKLLDEGKAYKCYMSKEELEELRASQEARKERPKYDNRYRDFTGTPPAGIEPVIRIKAPLSGEIVIHDGIKGEVKFKVEDILDDFIIARSDGTPTYNFTVVIDDALMGVTDVIRGDDHLSNTPKQIVLYEALGFKVPKFYHVAMINGEDGKKLSKRHGATDVMEYKKMGYLPEALLNFLVRLGWSHGDDEIFTIEDMLKYFNPNDINKSSSTYNAQKLDWLNSHYIKTLPYERLAHDMLEFGVDFKALVKGELLLNSLRERSKTLIEMANSANAIINAPKSYDEKAWAKFINENSKEILAKFAQILDRDLDAKGYEELTNKFLEQNGLKLKDLAQALRIALTGSSVSPSIFEVLEVVGSNEIKNRIQNLLKEEK; encoded by the coding sequence ATGATAGTTACTAGATTTGCTCCGTCGCCTACTGGATACCTACATATAGGCGGACTTAGGACAGCTCTTTATAATTATTTATACGCAAGAGCTAACAATGGAAAATTTCTGCTCCGCATCGAAGATACTGACTTAAAACGAAACTCAGAAGAGGCCACGCAAGCCATAAAAGAGGCATTTGCTTGGTGCAAGCTAGATCACGACGGCGAAGTGACCTATCAGTCAAAGAGATTTGATCTTTACAAAGAGTATGTTAAAAAGCTGCTTGATGAGGGCAAAGCCTACAAATGCTACATGAGCAAAGAGGAACTTGAGGAGCTTAGAGCTAGTCAAGAGGCTAGAAAAGAGCGCCCAAAATATGATAATAGATATAGAGATTTTACTGGCACGCCTCCAGCTGGCATCGAGCCAGTCATCCGTATAAAAGCCCCACTTAGCGGCGAGATCGTCATACATGATGGTATAAAGGGCGAGGTTAAATTTAAGGTTGAAGATATCTTAGACGACTTCATCATCGCTAGAAGCGACGGCACGCCAACATATAACTTCACAGTTGTGATAGACGATGCGCTAATGGGTGTAACTGACGTTATTCGTGGCGATGACCACCTCTCAAATACCCCAAAACAGATCGTTCTTTACGAGGCGCTTGGATTTAAGGTGCCAAAATTTTATCACGTCGCTATGATAAACGGCGAGGACGGCAAAAAGCTTAGCAAAAGACACGGCGCGACTGACGTTATGGAGTATAAAAAGATGGGCTACTTGCCTGAAGCGCTCTTAAATTTCCTTGTTCGTCTTGGCTGGAGCCACGGCGATGATGAGATTTTTACTATCGAGGATATGCTTAAATACTTCAATCCAAACGATATCAACAAAAGCTCAAGTACCTACAACGCTCAAAAGCTTGACTGGCTAAATTCTCACTACATCAAGACCTTGCCTTATGAGAGGCTAGCGCACGATATGCTCGAGTTTGGCGTGGATTTTAAGGCTTTGGTAAAGGGCGAACTACTGCTAAATTCGCTCCGTGAGAGATCAAAGACACTAATTGAGATGGCAAACAGCGCAAATGCTATTATCAACGCTCCAAAAAGCTACGATGAGAAAGCTTGGGCTAAATTTATAAATGAAAATAGCAAAGAAATTTTGGCGAAATTTGCTCAAATTTTAGACCGTGACCTTGACGCAAAGGGATATGAGGAGCTAACTAATAAATTTTTAGAGCAAAATGGCTTAAAACTAAAAGACCTAGCTCAGGCCCTAAGGATAGCGCTAACTGGCTCAAGCGTGAGCCCAAGTATCTTTGAAGTGCTTGAAGTAGTAGGTAGCAACGAGATCAAAAACAGAATACAAAATTTATTAAAGGAAGAGAAATGA
- a CDS encoding peptidylprolyl isomerase yields the protein MKKLLFLAAGVLSALNLYSAQMINGIAAIVENEPITLYEVYSLKEQLKTTEQDALNLLIRDRLEDAQIKNLNLSVTPFELNDRIEAIAKQNGMTNSQFRNSIQAQGMDFLDFKNNLEHKMLQEKLYKSIAAEAGKNINEQKAKAYFDANPDKFKVFSTARVVVYRAKDPDLLEAQKTSPKLLNGVQTQEVSLDYQSIDPRLAAIISSTNNGDYTQPLQGPDSFDMFLVKEKIGSYTPSFADVKDNVINELYQGEQEKLMSDYFEKLRAKAKIQILR from the coding sequence ATGAAAAAATTGCTCTTTTTGGCTGCTGGCGTGTTAAGTGCCTTAAATTTATATTCAGCTCAGATGATAAACGGCATCGCAGCTATCGTGGAGAACGAGCCTATCACGCTTTACGAGGTTTATAGCTTGAAGGAACAGCTAAAGACAACAGAGCAGGACGCTTTAAATTTGCTTATCAGAGATAGGCTTGAAGATGCACAGATAAAAAACTTAAATTTAAGCGTTACGCCTTTTGAGCTAAACGACAGGATCGAGGCGATCGCAAAGCAAAACGGCATGACAAATTCGCAGTTTAGAAACTCTATCCAAGCTCAAGGCATGGACTTTTTGGATTTTAAAAACAACTTAGAGCACAAGATGCTTCAAGAAAAACTTTATAAAAGCATAGCTGCTGAGGCTGGCAAGAATATAAACGAGCAAAAAGCAAAGGCGTATTTTGACGCTAATCCTGATAAATTTAAGGTCTTTAGCACCGCTAGAGTTGTAGTTTATAGAGCAAAAGACCCTGATCTACTTGAAGCTCAAAAGACAAGTCCGAAGCTTCTAAACGGCGTACAAACACAAGAGGTTAGTTTGGACTATCAAAGCATAGATCCAAGACTTGCTGCGATCATCTCAAGCACAAATAACGGCGACTACACACAGCCTTTGCAAGGACCTGATAGCTTTGATATGTTTTTAGTAAAAGAGAAGATCGGCTCATACACACCAAGCTTTGCTGATGTAAAAGATAACGTTATAAACGAGCTTTACCAAGGCGAGCAAGAGAAATTAATGAGTGATTACTTCGAAAAACTCCGCGCAAAAGCAAAAATTCAAATCCTAAGATAA
- a CDS encoding TonB-dependent siderophore receptor — protein MRYKLSIALALTLSANALFAANSTDLNKTNDAATTQNDTSLAEVQVVGDLSKTEGTGSYTADRMNTATGLGLSIKETPQSVSVISNQLIKDLNLKDVNSALQYAPGIAVRNDSGRLRINSRGFDIDNIQEDGIASSVSSSVQGPLGYSKEFTDLEFYDRVEVLRGTAGLTQSNGEPGGTVNLVRKRPTSEFAFNTSLNLGSWDNYRGTFDVSNALNESGSVRGRLIGVLSKNGTYKHYRNGWRGALGGIFEFDLTNKTLLTAGLIWQKTSEVYDIYGVPALDKDGNNLNLDRKSYFGANWNNSIYEKYNAFTEISHQFNDDYKAYAKLNYTKSDGVIKFGSMGGTNPYDPVAPTPSHDIRLQKYDNGSKEVNLKLGVDGKYELFGQKHDIFVNGSLSKEKFVEHDIRMPSMSLASLGLGINNWSSSAIAEPNWGGTNATLNKTFTKTIYQQALTAGTRYNFSDDWHMILGGRFARVKYDSFNENHKTGARSANTYITKSKFSPYAGLTWDFLKDHSWYVSYAEIFKPQSATDANKNVLEPVVGYNIETGVKSEFLGGALNTAVALFQIIQENRAITDPNNSNYSIAEGKVRSRGIDAEISGSITERWSVMAGYTFNKSEYLKSERKTSSNVDYNKGADAKKYVPRHMFKLYTSYEIPLVGTQKLSIGTGVRYQSKTSGIYMKDNMSSGSAIKYYVPAQKGYALWDANINYLINDNFSVGLIVKNITDKKYFYNTHNRTAGMNNFYGEPRSFMLSFNYKY, from the coding sequence ATGAGATATAAGTTATCCATTGCACTTGCACTAACTCTTAGCGCAAATGCACTATTTGCAGCCAATAGCACCGATCTAAACAAGACAAACGATGCAGCCACTACCCAAAATGACACTAGCCTTGCAGAGGTGCAAGTAGTGGGTGATCTTTCAAAGACTGAAGGCACTGGCTCATACACAGCCGATAGGATGAACACCGCAACCGGACTAGGTCTAAGCATAAAAGAGACACCACAATCAGTCTCTGTCATCTCAAATCAGCTCATAAAAGATCTAAATTTAAAAGATGTAAATTCAGCTTTGCAATACGCCCCAGGAATTGCTGTTAGAAACGATAGTGGGCGCCTTAGGATAAATTCTCGTGGCTTTGATATAGATAACATACAAGAAGATGGTATCGCATCATCAGTCTCTTCATCAGTTCAAGGACCGCTTGGCTATTCTAAAGAATTTACAGATCTTGAGTTTTACGATAGAGTCGAAGTTTTAAGAGGTACAGCAGGCCTTACACAAAGTAATGGCGAGCCAGGCGGCACTGTAAATTTAGTTCGCAAACGCCCAACTAGCGAATTTGCTTTTAACACAAGCCTAAATTTAGGCAGCTGGGATAATTACCGAGGTACGTTTGATGTTAGCAATGCTTTAAACGAATCTGGCTCAGTGCGAGGAAGGCTGATCGGTGTTTTAAGCAAAAATGGCACATATAAGCACTACCGCAATGGCTGGCGTGGAGCGCTGGGCGGGATATTTGAGTTTGATCTAACTAATAAAACATTGCTTACTGCTGGACTTATATGGCAAAAGACAAGCGAAGTGTATGATATATACGGCGTACCTGCACTTGATAAAGATGGCAATAATTTAAATTTAGATAGAAAAAGCTATTTTGGTGCAAACTGGAACAATAGCATCTATGAAAAATATAATGCCTTTACAGAAATTTCTCATCAGTTTAATGATGATTACAAAGCCTATGCAAAGCTAAACTATACAAAAAGTGACGGCGTAATAAAATTTGGCTCAATGGGCGGAACAAATCCATATGATCCAGTAGCGCCTACTCCTTCTCATGATATTCGTTTACAAAAATACGACAATGGCTCAAAAGAGGTCAATCTAAAGCTTGGAGTAGATGGAAAGTATGAGCTTTTTGGACAAAAACACGATATCTTTGTAAATGGCTCACTTAGTAAGGAGAAATTTGTAGAGCATGATATCAGAATGCCAAGTATGTCTTTAGCATCGCTTGGGCTTGGCATAAATAACTGGAGCTCTTCAGCCATAGCCGAGCCAAACTGGGGTGGAACAAATGCAACTTTAAATAAAACTTTTACAAAAACAATTTACCAGCAAGCTCTAACAGCTGGCACTAGATATAACTTTAGTGATGATTGGCATATGATCCTTGGTGGAAGATTTGCTAGGGTAAAATATGACAGCTTTAATGAAAACCATAAAACTGGTGCAAGATCTGCTAACACCTATATCACAAAGTCAAAATTTTCACCTTATGCAGGCCTAACATGGGACTTTTTAAAAGATCATAGCTGGTACGTAAGCTACGCTGAAATTTTTAAACCTCAAAGCGCAACTGATGCAAATAAAAATGTCCTTGAACCAGTCGTAGGATACAACATAGAAACAGGCGTGAAGTCTGAGTTTTTAGGCGGCGCGTTAAATACAGCTGTTGCACTCTTTCAAATAATCCAAGAAAATAGAGCCATAACAGATCCAAATAATTCAAACTACTCTATCGCAGAGGGGAAGGTACGAAGCAGAGGTATAGACGCTGAAATTTCAGGCTCGATAACTGAGAGGTGGAGCGTGATGGCTGGATATACATTTAATAAAAGCGAATATCTAAAAAGTGAAAGAAAAACATCATCAAATGTTGATTACAACAAAGGGGCTGACGCTAAAAAGTACGTCCCAAGACATATGTTTAAGCTCTATACAAGTTACGAAATACCGCTTGTTGGCACTCAAAAACTAAGCATCGGCACGGGAGTTAGATACCAAAGCAAAACAAGTGGTATCTATATGAAAGACAATATGAGTTCAGGCTCAGCTATAAAATACTACGTACCAGCGCAAAAAGGTTATGCCCTTTGGGATGCAAATATCAACTACTTGATAAACGACAACTTTAGTGTAGGTCTGATCGTTAAAAACATAACCGATAAGAAGTATTTTTACAATACGCACAATAGAACCGCTGGTATGAACAACTTTTACGGCGAGCCTAGAAGCTTTATGTTAAGTTTTAACTACAAATACTAA
- a CDS encoding ABC transporter ATP-binding protein/permease has protein sequence MKILRQFFEISAWFWLDKKALKAWIILALMIFASLGVTKIAVLMNEWEKRFYDALSAFNKSLILPLIGEFLLYTLFIVVFIVCGSYLKKFLIISWRESLSSKLEDLWLKNSNFYKVTLIDANFDNPDQRIAEDSLLFVQSSVNLVKSFVYNIANLVAFVFILWQASKILKVDFGEMHFEISGFLVYIAIIYTLICSLITHLIGKKLKPLNFDKQHLEANYRANLLILRENAEAAAFLDGAKREKGRFRESFLKIVKNYKDIINTEFRLECFSASYLKVTNLIPIFASLPLYLAGTMSFGDMMQAKTAFYKVQDGLAWFMDYYKQIMEFAASVERVYTFVSALNSTKESNVFDKNDDAITCKNLTIKTPNDEVLFKNLSFSLSPGRWLVLNAKSGAGKSTAFRYLANLWQYGNGEVKMPKDGVMFVPQKSYLTKSSLKELISYPNENALADSEIYKILDRVGLGKFKNLDEVLDYAKIMSGGEKERLNFARVYLLKPKFLFLDEATSALDIASATKILTNLRSDFKELGVMMITHQSELFDLFDDVIKIKNE, from the coding sequence TTGAAAATTTTAAGGCAGTTTTTTGAAATTTCAGCTTGGTTTTGGCTAGATAAAAAAGCTTTAAAAGCATGGATAATCCTTGCCTTGATGATATTTGCAAGCCTTGGTGTGACAAAGATAGCAGTCTTGATGAATGAGTGGGAAAAACGATTTTACGACGCACTAAGCGCATTTAACAAGAGCCTGATCTTGCCACTTATAGGAGAATTTTTACTATACACGCTATTTATCGTAGTTTTCATAGTTTGTGGCAGCTACTTAAAGAAATTTCTCATCATTTCTTGGCGAGAGAGCCTAAGCTCAAAGCTAGAAGATCTTTGGCTTAAAAATTCTAACTTTTACAAGGTTACTCTTATAGATGCAAATTTCGACAACCCTGATCAAAGGATTGCTGAAGATAGTCTATTGTTTGTTCAAAGTAGCGTAAATTTGGTCAAGTCCTTCGTCTATAACATCGCAAATTTAGTAGCTTTTGTCTTTATACTTTGGCAAGCTTCTAAAATTTTAAAGGTTGATTTTGGTGAAATGCATTTTGAGATAAGTGGCTTTTTAGTCTATATCGCCATCATCTACACGCTCATTTGCTCGCTCATCACTCATCTCATCGGCAAAAAACTAAAGCCCCTCAATTTTGATAAACAGCACCTTGAAGCAAACTATAGAGCAAACCTGCTAATCCTTAGAGAAAATGCTGAAGCTGCCGCCTTTTTGGACGGAGCAAAGAGAGAAAAAGGAAGATTTAGAGAGAGCTTTTTAAAAATCGTAAAAAACTACAAAGATATCATCAACACCGAATTTAGACTAGAGTGCTTTAGCGCTAGCTACCTAAAGGTGACAAATCTAATACCAATCTTTGCCTCCTTGCCGCTTTATCTAGCTGGCACTATGAGTTTTGGCGACATGATGCAGGCAAAAACGGCATTTTATAAGGTTCAAGACGGTCTTGCGTGGTTTATGGACTACTACAAACAGATCATGGAATTTGCCGCTAGTGTAGAGCGTGTATATACTTTTGTAAGTGCGCTTAACAGCACAAAAGAAAGCAATGTTTTTGACAAAAACGACGATGCCATAACATGTAAAAATTTAACGATAAAAACTCCAAATGATGAAGTTTTATTTAAAAATTTAAGCTTTAGTTTAAGCCCTGGAAGATGGCTAGTGCTAAATGCAAAGAGTGGAGCTGGCAAAAGTACGGCTTTTAGATATTTAGCAAATCTTTGGCAATACGGCAATGGCGAGGTAAAGATGCCAAAAGATGGTGTTATGTTTGTGCCTCAAAAAAGTTATTTAACAAAATCAAGCCTCAAAGAGCTTATCTCGTACCCAAATGAAAACGCTTTAGCCGATAGTGAAATTTACAAAATTTTAGACAGAGTTGGGTTAGGCAAATTTAAAAATTTAGACGAAGTGTTAGACTACGCAAAGATAATGAGTGGTGGTGAAAAAGAGAGACTAAATTTTGCTAGAGTTTATCTTTTAAAGCCAAAATTTTTATTTTTAGACGAAGCAACATCAGCACTTGACATTGCTTCAGCGACTAAAATTTTGACAAATTTAAGAAGTGATTTTAAAGAGCTTGGTGTGATGATGATCACACACCAAAGTGAGCTTTTTGACCTTTTTGATGATGTGATAAAAATCAAGAATGAGTAA
- the yedE gene encoding YedE family putative selenium transporter — translation MNKTLLYIIAGASLGILGPVLVHFGNPANMGVCAACFLRDSMGALGFHQAKVVQYLRPEILGLIIGGFLASMLWSRNFTPVSGSAAFSRFFLGVFAMIGCLIFLGCPWRAFLRLGGGDMTAIAGVVGLFAGVFVGRAFKKNGYILPESETTAKAIGFLPLIIAILLLLALIFGLKLGENGALFSSEKGPGSQHANLFISLICAIIIGAFMQRSKFCSVGAISKIFERDFSMFYGIVSIVLFASITNLVLNQYKFGFEGQPIAHNDMLWNFLGMTLAGLCFSLSYGCPGKHLVQMGAGNLSSAVFVLGMGAGAAISHNFILASSGAGITPFAPYAVVIGFIYAIYVGFFTKKA, via the coding sequence ATGAACAAAACACTACTTTACATCATCGCAGGTGCGAGCCTTGGCATACTTGGTCCGGTGCTCGTTCATTTTGGCAACCCAGCAAATATGGGCGTTTGTGCGGCTTGCTTTTTACGAGATAGCATGGGCGCGCTTGGCTTTCACCAGGCCAAAGTCGTGCAGTATCTAAGGCCTGAAATTTTAGGGCTTATCATCGGAGGCTTTCTAGCCAGCATGCTTTGGAGCAGAAATTTCACTCCAGTATCTGGTAGTGCGGCATTTTCTAGGTTTTTCTTAGGCGTGTTTGCGATGATAGGCTGCCTCATATTTTTAGGCTGCCCTTGGAGAGCGTTTTTACGTCTTGGAGGCGGAGATATGACCGCCATAGCTGGCGTTGTTGGCTTGTTTGCTGGCGTATTTGTGGGACGAGCTTTTAAGAAAAATGGCTACATTTTGCCTGAGAGCGAAACCACCGCAAAGGCTATCGGGTTTTTGCCACTAATCATCGCTATTTTGCTTTTACTAGCACTTATCTTTGGTCTAAAACTTGGCGAAAATGGCGCATTATTTAGCTCAGAAAAAGGTCCAGGCTCACAGCATGCAAATTTATTTATCTCGCTTATTTGTGCCATCATCATCGGTGCATTTATGCAAAGAAGTAAATTTTGCTCAGTGGGAGCTATCAGTAAAATTTTCGAGCGTGACTTCTCGATGTTTTATGGCATAGTCTCTATCGTTCTTTTTGCAAGCATCACAAATTTAGTGCTAAATCAATACAAATTTGGCTTTGAAGGACAACCTATCGCTCACAATGATATGCTTTGGAATTTCTTAGGTATGACGCTCGCTGGCCTTTGCTTTAGCTTAAGCTATGGCTGCCCTGGCAAGCACCTAGTGCAAATGGGAGCTGGAAATTTAAGCTCAGCCGTATTTGTTTTAGGCATGGGAGCTGGTGCTGCGATAAGTCATAACTTTATCTTAGCAAGCTCAGGAGCTGGTATCACACCTTTTGCCCCGTATGCCGTAGTGATAGGCTTTATCTACGCTATTTACGTTGGATTTTTCACTAAAAAAGCTTAA
- a CDS encoding molybdopterin molybdotransferase MoeA — MKDFMSYADSLKILKDTINAWEKVEKVAITDALDRNIAYDVKAAENYPAKPVSAMDGYAFAFKDGLNELELITDLPAGSDKGLHVEGSKCVKTFTGSLMSEGTDTLVPVENVEVSGSKIIIKKSVPKGFAVRAVGESYKKGEILIKKGTRLTYSEIALLAELGVFHVSVFIRPRVAILATGSEIKDLGEPLDSPAQIHSSNHVGIAMQIRKMGAEPILCEIVRDKAELVEKAIINALKSADILVTTGGISMGDYDFVKGALNENFSLIIEGAAIKPGRHIRVAKSGDKYIFALPGFPYSAMVMCVLYVRVLINTWFSQEEPKITAIMDEDYKKRSPFLEFTAVNLENRDGKIFVNLNGKKLGSSAIVNNLTNEAALLIIPKETEFIAKGEVVEVLKMPC; from the coding sequence ATGAAAGATTTTATGAGCTATGCAGATAGCCTGAAAATTCTAAAAGATACGATAAATGCGTGGGAGAAGGTCGAAAAAGTGGCTATCACAGATGCGCTTGATAGAAATATCGCCTATGATGTGAAAGCCGCTGAAAACTACCCAGCAAAGCCAGTTTCGGCTATGGATGGCTACGCTTTTGCCTTTAAAGATGGCCTAAACGAGCTTGAGCTCATCACAGACCTTCCAGCAGGTAGTGACAAAGGGCTTCATGTGGAGGGCAGCAAATGCGTCAAAACCTTCACCGGCTCGCTAATGAGCGAAGGCACCGACACTCTTGTGCCAGTTGAAAATGTCGAGGTTAGCGGCTCAAAAATAATCATCAAAAAGAGCGTGCCAAAGGGCTTTGCTGTGCGAGCAGTGGGTGAGAGCTACAAAAAAGGCGAAATTTTAATAAAAAAAGGCACACGTCTAACATACTCTGAGATCGCGCTTCTTGCGGAGCTTGGCGTCTTTCACGTAAGCGTCTTTATCCGCCCAAGGGTGGCGATACTAGCAACTGGCAGCGAGATAAAAGACCTTGGCGAGCCTCTTGATAGTCCAGCGCAAATTCACAGCTCAAATCACGTAGGCATCGCTATGCAGATACGCAAAATGGGCGCGGAGCCGATCCTTTGTGAGATCGTAAGAGATAAGGCCGAGCTTGTCGAAAAAGCGATCATAAATGCGCTAAAATCAGCCGATATCTTAGTGACGACTGGTGGTATCAGCATGGGAGACTATGACTTTGTAAAAGGCGCTTTAAATGAAAATTTTAGCCTCATCATCGAAGGCGCTGCGATAAAACCAGGCCGCCACATCAGAGTGGCAAAATCAGGCGACAAATACATCTTTGCGCTGCCTGGATTTCCTTACTCGGCGATGGTTATGTGCGTGCTTTATGTAAGAGTGCTTATAAACACTTGGTTTAGCCAAGAAGAGCCAAAGATCACGGCGATAATGGACGAAGACTACAAAAAACGCTCGCCATTTTTGGAATTTACAGCAGTAAATTTAGAAAACAGAGATGGCAAGATCTTTGTAAATTTAAACGGCAAAAAGCTTGGTAGCTCAGCGATCGTAAATAACCTAACAAACGAAGCTGCACTGCTTATCATCCCAAAAGAGACAGAATTTATCGCAAAAGGTGAAGTGGTAGAAGTTTTAAAGATGCCTTGCTAG
- a CDS encoding TerC/Alx family metal homeostasis membrane protein — protein MDALELQTAIVFIAMATIAFSIDFFAHKHDEKISLKQAVIWSIFWVGVSVLFGIYLYIMRGSEMASLYFAGYALEKSLSVDNLFVMMAIFSWFSVPEIYRHRVLYFGIIGAVIFRLIFVAIGTTLFAISPWMEMVFAAMVAYSAVMMMRKSDDEEAIEDYSNHIAYKAVYRFFPVLPRLLGHSFFVKCSEISEQISSSERANLDTQISKLKATWIATPLFLCLCVIELSDVMFAFDSVPAVIAVSKDPIIVYSAMIFAILGLRTLYFVLEALKSFLVHLETAVIVLLFFIAAKLTLNASAHIFHHGFEISAQTSLFVILGILGTGIIASLFKK, from the coding sequence TTGGACGCATTAGAACTTCAAACAGCCATAGTTTTTATAGCTATGGCTACGATCGCCTTTAGTATAGATTTTTTTGCGCACAAGCATGATGAGAAAATTTCATTAAAGCAAGCTGTTATTTGGTCTATTTTTTGGGTAGGCGTTTCGGTACTTTTTGGCATATATTTGTATATTATGCGAGGTAGCGAAATGGCGAGCCTTTACTTTGCTGGATATGCGCTAGAAAAGTCGCTATCAGTAGATAATCTCTTTGTTATGATGGCAATATTTTCATGGTTTAGTGTACCAGAAATTTACCGCCACAGGGTGCTTTATTTTGGCATCATAGGAGCTGTGATTTTTAGGCTCATCTTTGTTGCTATTGGTACGACACTCTTTGCCATCTCACCTTGGATGGAGATGGTATTTGCCGCAATGGTTGCTTATAGTGCTGTCATGATGATGAGAAAAAGCGACGATGAAGAGGCGATAGAGGATTATTCAAACCATATAGCATATAAGGCTGTTTACCGTTTTTTTCCAGTACTTCCTAGGCTCTTGGGGCATAGTTTTTTTGTTAAATGTAGTGAAATTTCTGAGCAAATTTCAAGTAGTGAAAGAGCAAACTTAGACACCCAGATCTCAAAGCTAAAAGCTACATGGATCGCGACACCACTATTTTTATGCCTTTGTGTGATTGAACTAAGTGACGTGATGTTTGCCTTTGATAGTGTTCCAGCTGTCATTGCCGTTAGTAAAGACCCTATCATTGTCTATTCTGCGATGATATTTGCGATACTGGGGCTTAGAACACTTTATTTTGTACTTGAAGCACTTAAGAGCTTTTTAGTGCATTTAGAAACAGCAGTGATCGTACTTTTATTTTTCATCGCAGCAAAACTAACACTAAATGCTTCGGCCCACATTTTTCATCATGGATTTGAAATTTCAGCACAAACTAGCCTTTTTGTCATTTTAGGCATTCTTGGAACTGGGATAATAGCGAGTCTGTTTAAAAAATAA
- a CDS encoding trans-sulfuration enzyme family protein yields MKVDTLIVKGLEAKNNPHKAVVPPIYLATTFVQEGLGEFGKFAYSRSANPTRNAFEEIFAKFEESKFAFALASGMAATSAVFGLLKSGDKVILNSNVYGGTYRYANRLFDAYGIKFELAYDLNKITKLDDDVKMIFIETPSNPLLRVTDIARLAKLAHEKGALVVVDNTFLTPYYQKPLKFGADIVVYSATKYIGGHADVIAGVVTTNDEKLAERIAFMKNTLGATLSPLEAYSLIKGLKTLSVRFDRQSQNTLQIIDFLKNSDAVKAIHYAGSYSAEEKAMQEAQASGIGALISFELKDGYDKNIFVKNLELFDLAVSLGGVESLICHPASMTHESYDKALQEKIGISDGLLRLAIGIENADDLIFDLEQAIKKAKI; encoded by the coding sequence ATGAAAGTAGATACACTGATAGTAAAAGGGCTAGAAGCCAAAAACAACCCACACAAAGCGGTCGTACCGCCTATTTATCTGGCTACGACATTTGTACAAGAGGGTCTTGGTGAGTTTGGCAAATTTGCTTACTCAAGGAGTGCAAACCCAACTAGAAATGCATTTGAGGAGATTTTTGCAAAGTTTGAAGAGTCAAAATTTGCATTTGCTCTAGCCTCTGGCATGGCGGCAACTAGTGCAGTCTTTGGTCTGCTAAAAAGCGGCGATAAGGTGATACTAAATAGCAATGTCTATGGCGGCACATATCGATATGCAAACAGGCTTTTTGACGCTTACGGGATCAAGTTTGAGCTTGCATATGATCTAAACAAGATAACAAAACTTGACGATGACGTGAAGATGATCTTTATTGAAACTCCATCAAATCCACTTTTGCGAGTGACCGACATAGCACGTCTTGCAAAGCTCGCGCATGAAAAGGGTGCGCTTGTGGTGGTTGATAACACATTTTTGACGCCTTATTATCAAAAGCCTCTAAAATTTGGCGCTGATATCGTCGTTTATAGCGCGACAAAGTATATCGGTGGCCACGCGGATGTGATCGCTGGCGTTGTGACTACAAATGATGAAAAGCTGGCTGAGCGCATAGCATTTATGAAAAATACACTTGGCGCTACTCTTAGCCCACTCGAGGCTTATAGCTTGATAAAAGGGCTAAAAACACTAAGCGTGAGGTTTGATAGACAAAGCCAAAACACACTACAGATCATAGATTTTCTAAAAAATAGTGATGCTGTTAAAGCTATACACTACGCTGGCTCATACTCAGCAGAGGAAAAAGCCATGCAAGAAGCGCAGGCAAGCGGTATCGGTGCCTTGATATCTTTTGAGCTAAAAGATGGATACGATAAGAATATTTTTGTTAAAAACTTAGAGCTTTTTGACCTAGCGGTTAGCCTTGGAGGAGTTGAGAGTCTCATCTGCCACCCAGCCTCGATGACGCACGAGTCTTACGACAAGGCACTTCAAGAGAAGATAGGCATTAGCGATGGGTTATTAAGGCTTGCTATCGGTATAGAAAATGCGGACGATCTTATCTTTGATCTAGAGCAAGCTATTAAAAAAGCCAAAATTTAA